In Pyrus communis chromosome 8, drPyrComm1.1, whole genome shotgun sequence, one genomic interval encodes:
- the LOC137742295 gene encoding uncharacterized protein: MFYRGKFSDGGDGREMGSKRQRLGEPGSSFYGTSPGSSYMYNPTPYAYVGQPPPFPVVKLRGLPFDCTEVDVAEFFHGLDVVDVLFVHKNSKFTGEAFCVLGYPLQVDFALQKNRHNMGRRYVEVFRSKRQEYYKAIAQEVSDSRGGSPRRNAPRAKSYDEGKDSAEHTGVLRLRGLPFSVGKDDIMDFFKDYVLSENSIHFTMNSEGRPTGEGFVEFASAEDSKAAMAKDRMTLGSRYIELFPSTHDELDEAISRGR; encoded by the exons ATGTTCTACAGAGG TAAATTTTCTGATGGCGGTGATGGCCGTGAAATGGGTTCAAAGCGTCAGCGGCTAGGCGAGCCAGGATCTTCATTCTATGGAACCTCCCCAGGCTCAAGTTATATGTACAATCCTACACCTTATGCATATGTTGGACAGCCTCCGCCTTTCCCTGTCGTCAAGCTCCGTGGTCTTCCATTTGATTGCACGGAAGTTGATGTTGCTGAGTTCTTCCATGgtcttgatgttgttgatgttcTTTTTGTCCACAAGAATAGCAAGTTCACTGGGGAAGCATTTTGTGTTTTGGGGTATCCTCTCCAGGTTGATTTTGCCCTTCAAAAGAATAGGCACAACATGGGCAGGAGATATGTTGAAGTGTTCAGAAGTAAAAGGCAGGAATATTACAAGGCAATAGCACAAGAAGTTTCTGATTCTCGTGGTGGTTCCCCTCGCAGAAATGCCCCAAGGGCCAAATCTTATGATGAAGGGAAGGACTCAGCGGAGCACACGGGGGTATTGCGGTTGAGGGGATTGCCATTTTCAGTTGGCAAGGATGATATAATGGATTTCTTTAAGGACTATGTGTTGTCTGAGAACTCAATTCATTTTACAATGAATTCGGAAGGGAGGCCCACTGGGGAAGGGTTTGTGGAGTTTGCTAGTGCGGAAGACTCCAAGGCAGCTATGGCCAAGGATAGGATGACTCTTGGAAGTCGATACATAGAGTTGTTCCCCTCCACGCATGATGAGTTGGATGAAGCAATATCAAGAGGACGGTGA